One window from the genome of Pelodictyon luteolum DSM 273 encodes:
- a CDS encoding dihydroorotate dehydrogenase, translating to MANKHATAAAIDLGRGLSLKSPVMLASGTVSYGEELCRLTDLSKIGGIVTKAISLEARAGNPPQRIAETPSGMINAIGLANVGIDRFISEKVPFLQTLGTAIVVNIAGRSIDEYAEVVSRLDAVPGLDGYEINLSCPNVKGECMIMGVSPDATREIVTELRSITGRHLMIKLTPNVTSISAIAIAAEKAGADSVSLINTLVGMAIDWKKRRPLLKNVTGGLSGPAIKPVALAKVWEVNNAVSIPIVGMGGIASFDDAMEFLVAGAGAVQIGTMNFVQPDIGEKIATAMEAFFCAPGAPSMEAFRGSLVTG from the coding sequence ATGGCGAACAAACATGCAACAGCGGCCGCCATCGACCTCGGTCGGGGCCTCTCCCTAAAATCCCCCGTCATGCTCGCATCGGGCACGGTATCATACGGCGAGGAGCTCTGCCGGCTCACCGATCTGTCCAAAATCGGCGGCATTGTCACCAAAGCCATCTCGCTTGAAGCGCGTGCAGGCAATCCGCCGCAGCGCATCGCCGAAACCCCTTCGGGCATGATCAACGCAATCGGGCTGGCAAACGTCGGCATCGACCGGTTCATCTCTGAAAAAGTCCCATTCCTCCAAACACTCGGCACCGCGATCGTCGTCAACATCGCCGGGCGCTCGATCGACGAGTACGCCGAAGTCGTATCGCGCCTCGACGCCGTCCCCGGCCTTGACGGGTATGAGATCAACCTCTCCTGCCCGAACGTGAAGGGAGAGTGCATGATCATGGGGGTCAGCCCCGATGCCACCCGCGAAATCGTCACCGAACTCAGGAGCATCACAGGTCGCCACCTCATGATCAAGCTCACGCCGAATGTGACATCAATCAGCGCCATCGCCATTGCGGCCGAAAAAGCCGGAGCAGACTCCGTATCGCTGATCAATACGCTGGTGGGAATGGCCATCGACTGGAAAAAGCGCAGACCGCTCCTTAAAAACGTGACAGGTGGCCTCTCGGGACCGGCAATCAAGCCGGTTGCCCTCGCAAAGGTATGGGAGGTCAACAATGCCGTATCCATCCCTATTGTCGGCATGGGCGGCATCGCCTCGTTCGACGATGCCATGGAGTTCCTTGTGGCTGGTGCCGGCGCAGTGCAGATCGGCACCATGAACTTCGTTCAGCCCGATATCGGCGAAAAGATCGCCACGGCGATGGAGGCGTTCTTCTGTGCGCCCGGCGCACCATCCATGGAAGCCTTCCGCGGCAGCCTCGTCACCGGTTGA
- the ispF gene encoding 2-C-methyl-D-erythritol 2,4-cyclodiphosphate synthase has protein sequence MRIGIGIDVHPFAEGRKLIVGGVDIPSPKGLEGHSDADVLLHAVSDALLGAAALGDIGLHFPNTSAEYKDIDSMILLKHVGRLLTKNGYRTVNVDAMLLLEAPKIAPYVADMRRNIARCLDIDTSLVSVKATTNEKLGYIGREEGAAAHAVCIIETL, from the coding sequence ATGCGTATTGGAATCGGTATCGATGTACACCCCTTTGCTGAAGGCCGCAAACTCATCGTCGGCGGCGTCGACATTCCCTCCCCGAAAGGACTTGAAGGGCACAGTGATGCCGACGTGCTCCTCCACGCCGTCAGCGACGCGCTTCTAGGAGCAGCTGCACTCGGAGATATCGGCCTGCACTTCCCCAATACCAGCGCAGAGTACAAGGACATCGACAGCATGATTCTCCTGAAGCATGTCGGCAGGCTTCTGACGAAAAACGGGTACAGGACGGTCAATGTCGATGCCATGCTGCTGCTCGAAGCCCCGAAAATCGCCCCCTACGTCGCCGACATGCGCCGCAACATCGCCCGTTGCCTTGATATTGACACTTCCCTTGTGTCCGTGAAGGCGACCACCAACGAAAAACTCGGCTATATCGGCCGTGAAGAGGGCGCTGCCGCCCACGCCGTCTGCATCATCGAAACCCTCTGA
- the glgP gene encoding alpha-glucan family phosphorylase, producing MQKKIIALKELTGNLWWSWDTEAKQIFEDLSPLLWERNNHNPVELLRHISNDELAARCQCQLGERIEGVHARFCEYMEKKDTWAALNAPELTKNPVAYFSAEFGIHESVRIYSGGLGVLSGDHIKSASDLGINFVGVTLFYKEGYFRQYLNHDGWQMEDYPLQYPESLPIEKVTGPDGKDLIISVNIAQSEVFAQAWKLKVGRAVLYLLDTNIPANESHYRDICCRVYGGDQNMRINQEIVLGIGGAKLLGALGLTPSVYHMNEGHSAFLTLELLASELAAGKNKEAAMEAVRSRCVFTTHTPVPAGHDRFSRDMMHYTFDKYLALTGMDFEDLMLLGSEDPKNTQGLFTMTVLALQLSRAANGVSKLHGQVSREMWQHLYAGKKVEEVPIGHITNGVHAPSWACGYTETFWNRVSTGIEDMTLSREAAEAALAKVTDEELWSLRYTLKRNLIDFIYRYLANQLFHQHSMSGYNQYDAMRSDKNTLSPDILTIGFARRFATYKRAPMIFSDLDRLNRIINNPKMPLQIVFAGKAHPHDDAGKDFIRQIVEHSRRPQFTGKVIFLENYNLGVAKRMVSGVDIWLNNPVRPMEASGTSGEKTVLHGGLNFSVLDGWWPEAYNGENGWSIGHGETFENYEEQDRFDAEQMYQVLENQILPTFYERNANNIPTRWIKKIRNAIATIAPEYNTHRMVRDYANQYYLTKEGK from the coding sequence ATGCAAAAAAAGATAATTGCACTGAAAGAGCTCACCGGAAACCTCTGGTGGTCATGGGATACTGAAGCCAAACAGATCTTCGAAGACCTCTCCCCCCTGCTCTGGGAGCGGAACAACCACAATCCGGTTGAACTCCTCCGCCACATCTCCAATGACGAACTTGCAGCCCGCTGCCAGTGTCAGCTCGGCGAACGCATCGAGGGCGTGCACGCCCGCTTCTGCGAGTACATGGAGAAAAAAGACACCTGGGCCGCACTGAACGCACCGGAACTGACAAAGAACCCCGTCGCTTACTTCAGCGCCGAGTTCGGCATCCATGAAAGTGTCCGCATCTACTCGGGCGGACTCGGCGTCCTTTCCGGCGACCACATCAAGTCGGCAAGCGACCTCGGCATCAACTTCGTCGGCGTCACCCTCTTCTATAAAGAAGGCTATTTCCGTCAGTACCTCAACCACGACGGCTGGCAGATGGAGGACTACCCTCTCCAGTACCCTGAAAGCCTTCCGATCGAAAAAGTCACCGGCCCCGACGGCAAGGACCTCATCATCTCGGTCAACATCGCCCAGAGCGAAGTGTTCGCCCAGGCGTGGAAACTGAAAGTAGGCCGCGCCGTACTCTATCTGCTCGACACCAACATCCCGGCAAACGAATCGCACTACCGCGACATCTGCTGCAGGGTATACGGCGGCGACCAGAACATGCGCATCAACCAGGAGATCGTGCTTGGAATCGGCGGCGCAAAACTTCTCGGCGCACTCGGCCTGACCCCTTCGGTCTACCATATGAACGAAGGCCACTCGGCATTCCTTACGCTTGAACTCCTTGCCTCTGAACTTGCAGCCGGAAAGAACAAAGAGGCTGCCATGGAGGCCGTCCGCTCCCGTTGCGTCTTCACCACCCATACCCCCGTCCCTGCCGGCCACGACCGGTTCTCCAGAGACATGATGCATTACACCTTCGACAAGTACCTCGCCCTCACCGGCATGGACTTCGAAGACCTGATGCTGCTTGGTTCCGAAGACCCGAAAAACACCCAGGGGCTCTTCACCATGACGGTGCTTGCCCTCCAGCTCTCGCGCGCTGCCAACGGCGTTTCGAAACTGCACGGACAGGTGTCGCGTGAAATGTGGCAGCACCTCTATGCCGGCAAAAAAGTCGAAGAGGTGCCGATCGGCCACATCACCAACGGCGTGCATGCTCCCAGCTGGGCATGCGGCTACACCGAAACCTTCTGGAACCGCGTATCCACGGGCATTGAAGACATGACCCTCTCGCGCGAAGCCGCCGAGGCTGCGCTCGCAAAGGTCACCGACGAAGAGCTCTGGTCGCTCCGCTACACCCTGAAGCGCAACCTGATCGACTTCATCTACCGCTATCTGGCCAACCAGCTCTTCCACCAGCACAGCATGTCGGGCTACAACCAGTACGATGCGATGCGCTCGGACAAGAACACGCTCTCTCCCGACATCCTCACCATCGGATTCGCACGCCGCTTTGCAACCTACAAGCGTGCCCCGATGATCTTCAGCGACCTTGACCGCCTGAACAGGATCATCAACAACCCGAAAATGCCTCTGCAGATCGTATTTGCAGGTAAAGCGCATCCGCACGACGACGCCGGCAAGGACTTCATCCGCCAGATCGTCGAGCACTCCCGCCGTCCGCAGTTCACCGGCAAGGTCATCTTCCTGGAAAACTACAACCTCGGCGTGGCAAAGCGCATGGTCTCGGGCGTCGACATCTGGCTGAACAACCCGGTGCGGCCGATGGAAGCCAGCGGCACCTCGGGTGAAAAAACCGTCCTGCACGGCGGACTGAACTTCAGCGTACTTGACGGTTGGTGGCCCGAAGCATACAACGGCGAAAACGGCTGGTCGATCGGACACGGCGAAACCTTCGAGAACTACGAAGAGCAGGACCGTTTCGACGCAGAGCAGATGTACCAGGTACTGGAAAACCAGATCCTGCCGACATTCTACGAACGGAATGCCAACAACATCCCGACCCGCTGGATCAAGAAAATCCGCAACGCCATCGCCACCATCGCACCGGAATACAACACCCACCGCATGGTCCGCGACTACGCAAACCAGTACTACCTGACGAAAGAAGGGAAATGA
- a CDS encoding ABC transporter permease produces MDWTDLFRIAWVHLRERKRQTFLTALGVAVGSAMLVTTISVAKGSSANVISKVIDTVPNVVVRAERVRVAVPDNVISPRPGRVSMVVKNVTPDRPLVIKDYLGVVQGISREKGLKEISPFVESRVIARNRSRFTPCVVKGVVPSLEAGIAGLEKNLLEPNALGELAYTSDGIILGDLLAAKLHASHGDRIVLVNRDGREFSATVVGRFSSGFNAKDEREAFVNLPLARRMEDVAPNAVTGIGLSVEDVERASVTAAAVQAATGYRSESWDETNRNVIDFYNRNAAITLVLVGFVFIVAGLGVSSVMTTVVLQKVKDIAIMRSMGVQAGSVTGIFMLEGLMIGILGVLVGSPLGHVICHFVSSIRFAATTAGVLKADRINILETPDAHLLVIAFGIFIAVLSSISPARKATRYMPVQVLRGEV; encoded by the coding sequence ATGGACTGGACCGATCTCTTCAGGATTGCCTGGGTGCATCTCAGGGAGCGGAAGCGCCAGACGTTCCTGACCGCTCTTGGTGTGGCAGTGGGTTCGGCCATGCTTGTGACGACCATTTCCGTTGCGAAGGGATCCTCGGCCAATGTGATCTCGAAAGTGATCGACACGGTGCCGAACGTGGTTGTCCGTGCCGAGCGGGTGAGGGTTGCTGTTCCCGACAACGTCATTTCTCCGAGGCCGGGCCGGGTGTCGATGGTGGTGAAGAATGTGACACCCGACCGCCCTCTGGTCATCAAGGACTATCTGGGCGTGGTTCAGGGCATTTCCCGGGAGAAAGGCCTGAAGGAGATCTCACCATTTGTTGAAAGCAGGGTCATCGCCCGAAACCGGAGCCGGTTCACTCCCTGCGTGGTGAAGGGCGTGGTTCCTTCGCTTGAGGCGGGCATTGCCGGCCTTGAAAAGAATCTTCTGGAGCCGAATGCCCTCGGCGAACTTGCCTATACTTCTGATGGCATCATTCTCGGAGATCTTCTTGCTGCAAAACTTCACGCATCCCATGGCGACCGGATCGTGCTTGTGAACCGCGATGGCCGCGAGTTTTCGGCTACGGTTGTAGGGCGCTTCAGCAGCGGGTTCAATGCAAAAGATGAGCGGGAGGCGTTTGTGAACCTGCCGCTCGCCCGGCGGATGGAGGATGTTGCGCCGAACGCCGTGACAGGCATCGGCCTTTCGGTGGAGGATGTGGAGCGGGCGTCGGTAACGGCGGCTGCCGTCCAGGCTGCAACAGGCTACCGGAGCGAAAGCTGGGATGAGACCAACCGCAACGTGATTGATTTCTACAACCGCAACGCGGCCATCACCCTCGTCCTCGTGGGGTTCGTCTTCATCGTTGCCGGTCTCGGGGTGTCGTCGGTGATGACCACTGTGGTGCTGCAGAAGGTGAAAGACATCGCCATCATGCGTTCAATGGGAGTGCAGGCGGGCTCTGTCACCGGAATCTTCATGCTCGAGGGGCTCATGATCGGCATTCTCGGTGTCCTGGTCGGAAGCCCGCTCGGTCATGTGATCTGCCATTTCGTTTCTTCCATCCGCTTTGCGGCGACAACGGCCGGGGTGCTGAAGGCGGATCGGATCAATATTCTGGAAACCCCCGATGCGCATCTTCTGGTGATTGCCTTCGGCATCTTCATCGCGGTCCTTTCTTCAATAAGCCCTGCACGCAAGGCTACCCGGTACATGCCGGTGCAGGTCCTTCGCGGAGAAGTCTGA
- a CDS encoding DUF4407 domain-containing protein — translation MSMSRLSRLQRFFWIASGTPIEIIEKYPTEHSKYTGIGATIFFTALFAALSGGYALFFVFSGNPLGSLWALLFGVVWGLAIFNLDRYIVSSIKKTSKGLRQFYQASPRLVFAVLIAIVIARPLELKIFDKEIRARLEEKYLAAERAQIAGVQDAFMAKYGMEAGQLQRFQGEYDALSRDVDRLREELKLEVFGRSSSTTSGVPGYGTYAKNKEDVVQAKQQRLAFLAVQVIRLEEYLDSRKQAEGLNSQMMLSEGEFARKASTAGFADRNWALGELAHSGDDASRSSANAIAFITMLFIALECAPLIVKLLSDAGPSDVDVSETESRIIAQLTNTAFLSKNRIIRQYRIMGSKTGGRRRSRFLSTRQGMRL, via the coding sequence ATGAGCATGTCCCGCTTGTCCCGACTTCAGCGTTTTTTCTGGATCGCATCCGGCACGCCGATCGAGATCATAGAAAAATATCCCACCGAGCACAGCAAGTACACGGGCATCGGCGCAACGATTTTCTTTACGGCCCTTTTTGCCGCCCTTTCCGGCGGCTACGCACTCTTTTTTGTCTTTTCCGGCAACCCTCTTGGCTCCCTCTGGGCGTTGCTGTTCGGGGTGGTGTGGGGACTTGCCATTTTCAATCTCGACCGCTACATCGTTTCAAGCATCAAGAAGACCTCGAAAGGGCTGAGGCAGTTCTATCAGGCCTCTCCGCGGCTTGTGTTTGCCGTGCTTATCGCCATCGTCATCGCCCGTCCGCTTGAGTTGAAGATTTTCGACAAGGAGATACGTGCCCGCCTTGAGGAAAAGTACCTGGCGGCCGAGCGGGCGCAGATTGCGGGGGTGCAGGATGCCTTTATGGCGAAATACGGCATGGAGGCCGGACAGCTGCAGCGGTTCCAGGGGGAGTACGATGCACTTTCCAGGGACGTGGACCGGTTGCGGGAGGAACTGAAACTGGAGGTGTTCGGCAGAAGCAGCAGCACGACATCCGGTGTTCCGGGCTACGGCACCTACGCAAAGAACAAGGAAGATGTAGTGCAGGCAAAGCAGCAGCGCCTGGCATTCCTTGCGGTGCAGGTCATCCGCCTCGAGGAGTATCTCGACAGCCGGAAACAGGCCGAAGGGCTCAACAGCCAGATGATGCTTTCTGAAGGAGAGTTTGCCAGGAAAGCCTCAACCGCCGGATTTGCAGACCGCAACTGGGCCCTTGGGGAGCTGGCCCACTCGGGGGACGACGCCAGCCGCTCATCTGCCAATGCCATAGCGTTCATCACCATGCTCTTCATCGCGCTTGAGTGCGCCCCTTTGATCGTGAAGCTGCTCAGCGATGCCGGCCCCTCGGATGTCGACGTCAGTGAAACGGAGTCACGAATCATCGCCCAGCTCACCAACACCGCGTTTCTTTCCAAGAACCGCATCATCCGCCAGTACCGGATCATGGGGTCCAAAACCGGCGGCAGGCGGCGGAGCCGGTTTCTCTCCACCCGCCAGGGCATGCGTCTGTAG